The Vibrio orientalis CIP 102891 = ATCC 33934 genome segment GTGCAAATACTGAAGGCAACCAAGTTTCAGGGGCTAAAGGCTTAGTTGCTAAATTAGCAGCAAGCGTCAAACCTTCAATAAAGAAAGGAGATTCGTCAGTAATTGAGTCTTCTAGTGTCAGTAATTGATACTTCATTATCATTTTCTAGTCATAACCATATATTGGGCACATTATAACCCTATGCAAGGCCTTGGGTCACTTCGAGACTTTCCTCCCTGATTCGATAACCTCTCCTTGTGAGTTTTTCGACACTATTCCCGTCATGGCTAGCGAGATGGTTTTATTGCCTAGCCTTTTTTCTTAGCCTGCACTTATTTCACTTTGAGAATTTGAATTCTGAGCGCATGATGCGAAAAATCGCAATTCCTGACATATGTTTTATTTTTTGTAGTATTTGAAATGAAAAGTTATAGCAACAGAGGTTTCACTCTCATCGAGCTGGTTGTGGTCATTGTCATTCTTGGCGTTTTAGCCGTCACCGCTGCTCCTCGATTCCTCAACTATCAACGCGATGCGCACCTTGCGCGTGCCGATGCAGCATTTGCCAGCTTTGAAACATCTGTAGCTCTTTACCATTCTAAATGGCTAACGGAAGGTGAACCAACTGGTATCGTGGATTACGGTCAAGGTGATGTCTATCCTTCTGCAACCGGGTTCCCGATATCTGTGAACCAAACACCGCTTGCTACGAATGACAATGACACGATTCTAATTCGCGGTGGAGATTGCGTATTGCTGTGGAATGCTTTGGTCGATACTGACCTTGAGATACGTTCGCAGCACGACGACCCGGGAACCGTACTTCCGTCACAAGAAGAAATTGTCAGTTGGTACACATCAGGCAATGAGTGCTATTACTATTACACGCCAAGTTTTACGATTGAAGAAAGGCTTCCTATCCTTTACTACTCTCCTCAGACAGGTGAAACCAGACAGACAACCGAAATGGCATCGAGCTCGTGACATTTCTGCCCCTAACCTCTAAAATCACGCCTCCTTAAAAAGAGGCGTTTTTTATGCGAGTAGTTTTAGGCCCAATGGAGGGCGTGTTAGACCATTTGATGAGAGAAATTCTAACTGACATCAATGACTATGATTTATGTGTCACTGAGTTTGTTCGAGTTGTCGATCAGCTACTACCTGATCACGTGTTTCATCGCTTGTGTCCAGAACTACTCCAGGGTTCACACACTAAGTCCGGTGTTCCCGTTCACATTCAACTGCTTGGTCAAGATC includes the following:
- a CDS encoding prepilin-type N-terminal cleavage/methylation domain-containing protein, with translation MKSYSNRGFTLIELVVVIVILGVLAVTAAPRFLNYQRDAHLARADAAFASFETSVALYHSKWLTEGEPTGIVDYGQGDVYPSATGFPISVNQTPLATNDNDTILIRGGDCVLLWNALVDTDLEIRSQHDDPGTVLPSQEEIVSWYTSGNECYYYYTPSFTIEERLPILYYSPQTGETRQTTEMASSS